The DNA sequence TGTCTCCAAGGCTCAATTCGGTACCCACGCCAAGCGTGGTCGCAAGCGCAACCCCCTTGATCAGCTGCCAGGTGTGGAAATCCACCTTGTCCTCAAGCCCCGCATATCCGGCGGTGTCTGTCGCCGGCAGATTATCGATTTCGATCGAGGACCCGTCCGGCAGGATTATTCGCTGCCAGACCAGCAATGCGCGCTTTTGCCCAAACGCCACCACGCTGTCATAGGTGCCGATCAGCCGGGAACCTTGTGGAATGAGCAAGATGCTGCCAGTGACTGTGTCTTGCACATTCTCTGTGACCTGCGCGACGACAAGGCCGGGTAGGTCGGAATTGATCCCGGTAATGAGGCTTGCCGCGATTACGCTGCCAGCCATCAGTTGGTAGGGCGAAGCAGACGTCTGCAGCGCATGGGGATTGTAGATTCCGCTTGTGCTCCGCTGACTGACAAAATCCAGCTTGCGCTGTTGGTTGTTTTGATCGCCCTCGGCTGGCGCAACGGAAGCCGACCCGGCTGTCGCTCCGGATTGCGGCGCTTCAGGCCGCTGCTGTACACTCTCCCCGCCGTCAGCGAGATCTGTCGATCTGGGTCGATTATCGATCCGGAACAACACTTGAGACTCGCGCGCTTCGATTGCCTGCTGGGCAAGGCGTTGATCCTCGGCGGAGACCTCCTGTCCCGGCGCAATTCCGAGTTGGCGCTGCCGCTCGAGGATGGGGCGGCCGAGATCACCGGGTAGCGGCGGTCCGAGCACCGGTGCCTTCGGCTTGACGCCGGAATAGTCCCTGGGCAGGCTGTCGAGCCCCTCGGCGGTGGGCTTGTGGTCAGGATGGTAGAGGTCTTCCGCATGCTCTTTGAATCGCAATGCCGGTCCCTGAAGCGCAATGATCATGACGCCCAGAATGGCACCACATCCGGCGGCAGAGATCGCGACAATCACCCCCCGCCTGAAGCGCACAGCACCGCGGGGTGAGGCGCGCAGCTGCAGCTGGTCGGGATCGAGTTTAGGCGGCGCATTGGAGTGGGAGGTATCGGTCATGAGCCTTTTCCCCTCACCTGCCGAAACCGGCAAAGAGTGGCATCCGACGCGGCAATTGCCCGCCGTCAATCCTTGAGATGCGAACGACCTGCTGCGGCTTGGCCCCGAGGCGCAGTTCGGCCGCGGCGAACAGGCGATCGACGATGTAGTAGTTGCCACGCATGCGGTAGTTGACCAGCTGATTGCCGCCGTCGGCACCGACGATGAAGAGCGGTGGCGCCTCGCCCTGATCGATGCGCCGGGGGAATTCGATATAGACTTTGCTGCCGTCGTCAAAGGCCCGTGTCGGCCTCCAGGGCGGAGTGTCGCCGGCGATTGAATAGCGGAAGCGGATATTTTCGAGCGCAACATTCGATGCGACCGGCGTTGCAGCGTCGGCCTGAACGTTTCGCCGGGAGAGCGCAAGGATCTGGTCTTCGCTGTAAGTCCAAGAGATGGCCGCCATTGCGGTCTTGTCCGTGCTTTGGAGCTGCAAGTGATAGGTGCGTCGATCCGTGGTGATCACCAGATTTGTGGTAAGCTCGGGCGCGAACGGCTTCACCAAAACATGGGTGCGCTGACCGTCACCGGTGCCACTGACGGTGTCGCCGATGACCCAGCGGACCGTGTCCCCGGCGGACACCGCCGTCAGTTTCTCGCCCGGCTGCAGAGCGATATCGGTGACGCGCTCCGGCGCGGCAAAGAGCTGATAAAGCGCGCCATCGGTGAAGGGATAGACCTGGACCGCGTTGACATAGCCATACCTGGTTGGCTGCCGAGTTGCGGCCCTATTGGCATCGGCAACGCGTTCTTCAGGAGAGCGCTTGTCTTCGGCGAACTTGACCGGGTCAGGCTGCAACTGGCCGGGAAGCGGTAGCGGCTTTGGCACCTCGACGATTTTAACCGG is a window from the Mesorhizobium australicum WSM2073 genome containing:
- a CDS encoding TrbI/VirB10 family protein codes for the protein MTDTSHSNAPPKLDPDQLQLRASPRGAVRFRRGVIVAISAAGCGAILGVMIIALQGPALRFKEHAEDLYHPDHKPTAEGLDSLPRDYSGVKPKAPVLGPPLPGDLGRPILERQRQLGIAPGQEVSAEDQRLAQQAIEARESQVLFRIDNRPRSTDLADGGESVQQRPEAPQSGATAGSASVAPAEGDQNNQQRKLDFVSQRSTSGIYNPHALQTSASPYQLMAGSVIAASLITGINSDLPGLVVAQVTENVQDTVTGSILLIPQGSRLIGTYDSVVAFGQKRALLVWQRIILPDGSSIEIDNLPATDTAGYAGLEDKVDFHTWQLIKGVALATTLGVGTELSLGDNESDLVKAIRESAQQNVSRAGQRITEKNLNVQPTITIRPGWPLRVIVHKDLLLRPYKIERE
- the trbG gene encoding P-type conjugative transfer protein TrbG; its protein translation is MTNKAPSLRAALILSASAAVLSACASKPVPPPEIAYDAADFKAASIEKPPEKPVKIVEVPKPLPLPGQLQPDPVKFAEDKRSPEERVADANRAATRQPTRYGYVNAVQVYPFTDGALYQLFAAPERVTDIALQPGEKLTAVSAGDTVRWVIGDTVSGTGDGQRTHVLVKPFAPELTTNLVITTDRRTYHLQLQSTDKTAMAAISWTYSEDQILALSRRNVQADAATPVASNVALENIRFRYSIAGDTPPWRPTRAFDDGSKVYIEFPRRIDQGEAPPLFIVGADGGNQLVNYRMRGNYYIVDRLFAAAELRLGAKPQQVVRISRIDGGQLPRRMPLFAGFGR